The following are from one region of the Capsicum annuum cultivar UCD-10X-F1 chromosome 1, UCD10Xv1.1, whole genome shotgun sequence genome:
- the LOC124897800 gene encoding uncharacterized protein LOC124897800 has protein sequence MVLCDLYASVNLMPLAVCKNLGLEDPTPTNMRLVMADRSIKRPVGILHDVLVKVADFILLVDFVVLDCDVDFEVPIILGRPLLAIGRVIVDMELNELKFRLDKKETKFKIHQPMSQQKDMNVFSIVDVFYEMKKGYQQVVLANSE, from the coding sequence ATGGTATTGTGTGATTTGTATGCCAGCGTGAATTTGATGCCACTTGCTGTATGTAAGAATCTGGGTTTGGAAGATCCAACACCTACTAACATGCGACTGGTGATGGCAGATAGATCAATAAAGCGGCCTGTTGGAATTTtgcatgatgtgttggtaaaagtAGCAGactttattcttcttgttgattTTGTGGTACTGGATTGTGATgtggactttgaggtacccattaTCTTGGGAAGGCCACTCTTGGCAATAGGAAGAGTAATAGTTgacatggagttgaatgagctcAAGTTTAGGCTAGATAAAAAGGagacaaaattcaaaatacatcaACCCATGTCACAACAAAAAGATATGAATGTCTTCTCAATCGTTGACGTCTTCTATGAGATGAAAAAagggtatcaacaggttgtcttggcaaattctgagtag
- the LOC124897801 gene encoding HIRA-interacting protein 3-like translates to MTTSVTSRHNCDKLSRMPSARSDLRNSLPTIDDELDGLSQLLKAPSGILYFNTSLLVMYGTLKWHQKRKSPTEPKKTAKDDVHRKLLNEESDYEEEEPLFRRERSEKGESKQHESELAKADEENQEESKESESEGIAFGSPSTEQQDDEEFPPRRTLIKYLENRFDAWAKEMTGSDLAIFRAALDKVKAETPQRKKKKKGEKKGKNKRDEPDSEEKRKAKKKAKKKVEKEELKKERLQSMADNEKWEAANRARAVGALSCQALTTARLDDPDGEKITDDTVAGSKTQDPRA, encoded by the exons atgacgacatccgtgacaagccgtcacaacTGTGACAAGCTATCACGAATGCCATCAGCTAGATCAGACTTGAGAAATTCTCTGCCTACTATTGACGACGAACTTGATgggctatcacaact ATTAAAAGCTCCATCAGGTATACTCTACTTCAACACTTCTTTGCTTGTGATGTATG GTACTCTAAAATGGCACCAAAAAAGAAAGAGTCCTACGGAACCAAAGAAAACAGCCAAAGATGATGTACATCGTAAGCTCCTCAACGAGGAATCTGACTACGAGGAGGAGGAACCCTTGTTTAGAAGG GAGAGGTCTGAAAAAGGTGAGTCTAAACAGCATGAGTCTGAACTTGCTAAAGCTGATGAAGAGAAtcaagaagaatctaaagaatctGAGTCTGAAGGAATAGCTTTCGGGTCCCCATCCACTGAGcaacaagatgatgaagagtTTCCACCTCGGAGGACtcttatcaaat ATTTGGAGAACAGATTTGATGCCTGGGCAAAAGAGATGACAGGTTCTGATCTTGCTATATTCAGGGCTGCGTTGGATAAGGTTAAGGCTGAG ACtccccaaagaaaaaaaaagaaaaagggggaaaagaaaggcaagaatAAGAGAGATGAGCCagatagtgaagaaaaaagaaaagcgAAGAAGAAGGCAAAGAAGAAGGTAGAAAAGGAGGAGTTGAAAAAGGAAAGATTGCAGTCTATGGCTGATAATGAGAAATGGGAAGCAGCCAATCGAGCTAGGGCTGTAGGTGCTTTATCTTGCCAAGCTCTGACCACCGCCAGGCTAGATGATCCTGATGGGGAGAAGATAACAGATGATACAGTAGCAGGGTCAAAGACCCAGGATCCACGTGCTTGA